From a single Lolium rigidum isolate FL_2022 chromosome 7, APGP_CSIRO_Lrig_0.1, whole genome shotgun sequence genomic region:
- the LOC124678638 gene encoding probable glutathione S-transferase GSTU1, translating to MVAGEEKGLVLLDFWVSPFAQRCRIALAEKGLACESVEQELLGDKGELLLRSNPVHKKVPVLLHAGRAVCESLVILEYIEDAFAEATPRLLPADPLARAHARFWADYVDKTVYGIGTRLWKLKGEGRAAARAEMLQTLRTLDGELGGKAFFGGEAFGFVDVALIPLTSWFYSYEKHGEFSVQEEFPRLAEWARRCGERESVAKILTKPEDVLDFIGLLKKCYGIVE from the coding sequence ATGGTGGCGGGCGAGGAGAAGGGTCTGGTGCTGCTGGACTTCTGGGTGAGCCCGTTCGCTCAGCGGTGCCGCATCGCGCTGGCGGAGAAGGGCCTGGCGTGCGAGTCGGTGGAGCAGGAGCTGCTGGGCGACAAgggcgagctcctcctccgcagcAACCCCGTCCACAAGAAGGTCCCCGTGCTCCTCCACGCCGGCCGCGCCGTGTGCGAGTCCCTGGTCATCCTCGAGTACATCGAGGACGCCTTCGCCGAAGCGACGCCGCGTCTGCTCCCCGCCGACCCCTTGGCGCGCGCGCACGCGCGGTTCTGGGCCGACTACGTGGACAAGACGGTGTACGGCATCGGCACGCGGCTGTGGAAGCTCAAGGGGgaggggagggcggcggcgcgggccgagATGCTGCAGACGCTCAGGACGCTGGACGGCGAGCTCGGGGGCAAGGCCTTCTTCGGCGGCGAGGCGTTCGGGTTCGTGGACGTGGCGCTCATACCGCTCACGTCGTGGTTCTACAGCTACGAGAAGCACGGCGAGTTCAGCGTCCAGGAGGAGTTCCCGAGGCTGGCGGAGTGGGCGAGGCGGTGCGGGGAGAGGGAGAGCGTGGCCAAGATCCTGACCAAGCCGGAGGACGTGCTCGACTTCATCGGCCTGCTCAAGAAGTGCTACGGCATCGTCGAGTAG
- the LOC124679511 gene encoding DNA-directed primase/polymerase protein-like has protein sequence MGASKDDVDRLFACFKCGISPPQSAVRERPPRQGKKLRVASAAASDGGGSSSASASSTRGGGEKASEHKEPSSAAIKFRNRKQMSPIVFYGSPQGVPVKKPMSLLRLLREIRIDLKKQTDLISRDVVWATFPRQDEAIRFSKEHADTKIFSYQDHLSGQRRFLVSTYEEFWRRYNNMDPQIRHHYEVIQEGSPCHIYFDLEFNAKINQERDADEMVDILVAVTFSALHDKYSIEGQEEWIIELDSSNEEKFSRHLIIRIPKTAFKDNSHVGAFVSEICSRIATQRAANPNLDKLHITKDSSCTEPVDQLFVDTAVYSRNRCFRLAFSSKSGKKSFLRATGRFKCKNMNDKELFMESLICRLDDDCDKLLICKLDLECKKMLHFHSEASVPRIQRRNCPDAINTYRSNFPQEYTYGRSPFPALDGFIESIASFGSVSGKIRCWYWFSEYGLIVYSMSRSRYCEHIGREHKSNHVMYIVDCQRAAYYQKCYDPDCQGYRSPLRAVPWDVIPDLSSTADSAQRDYQGKVVEINIGSSNRNEFLPDGNSVMESGEEDPSWWEEAVKFADSVENADHAPPFCNLGDDSCDEADWWMDVEKLMVQMESQGDA, from the exons ATGGGGGCTTCGAAGGACGACGTGGACCGCCTCTTCGCCTGCTTCAAATGCGGCATCTCCCCTCCCC AGTCGGCGGTGAGGGAGAGACCGCCGCGGCAGGGAAAGAAGCTGCGGGTCGCATCTGCGGCAGCGAGCGACGGCGGCGGGAGCAGCTCCGCTTCTGCTTCTTCCACACGGGGAGGCGGGGAAAAGGCGAGCGA GCATAAGGAGCCATCATCAGCGGCGATCAAATTCAGAAACCGGAAGCAGATGTCCCCAATTGTGTTCTACGGTTCTCCTCAAGGTGTTCCAGTGAAAAAGCCGATGAGCCTGCTGAGGCTGCTTCGTGAAATCCGCATTGATCTGAAGAAGCAAACTGATTTGATATCCAG GGACGTTGTCTGGGCTACATTCCCTAGGCAAGATGAGGCAATAAGGTTCTCCAAGGAGCATGCAGACACCAAAATCTTCAGCTATCAAGATCATTTGAGCGGGCAAAGAAGATTCCTTGTTTCTACATACGAGGAGTTCTGGAGAAG GTATAATAATATGGATCCACAAATTCGCCACCACTATGAAGTTATCCAGGAG GGTTCACCTTGCCACATTTACTTTGATCTCGAGTTCAATGCAAAAATTAACCAGGAGAGAGAcgcagatgaaatggttgatataTTGGTTGCTGTCACATTCAGTGCCTTGCATGACAAATATTCCATCGAAGGACAAGAAGAATGGATCATAGAATTAGACTCATCTAATGAAG AAAAGTTTTCACGTCATTTGATCATTCGTATACCAAAGACCGCATTCAAGGACAATTCCCATGTTGGTGCATTTGTCTCTGAG ATCTGCTCGCGGATTGCAACTCAACGTGCAGCCAATCCCAACCTTGATAAATTGCATATTACAAAAGATAGCAGCTGTACAGAACCTGTTGATCAGCTCTTTGTGGATACTGCTGTTTACTCTCGTAATCGTTGTTTCCGTTTAGCCTTTTCATCAAAGTCTGGGAAAAAGTCATTTCTTAGGGCTACTGGACGTTTCAAATGTAAGAACATG AATGACAAGGAACTATTTATGGAGTCACTTATTTGTAGATTAGATGATGACTGTGATAAACTTTTGATCTGCAAACTTGATCTGGAATGCAAGAAAATGTTGCATTTTCACTCCGAAGCCAGCGTTCCACGA ATTCAAAGAAGAAACTGCCCGGATGCCATTAATACCTACCGAAgtaattttcctcaagaatatacATATGGCAGATCTCCTTTTCCAGCTCTGGACGGCTTTATTGAATCTATAGCTTCTTTTGGAAGTGTCTCAG GAAAAATTCGATGCTGGTACTGGTTTTCAGAATATGGTTTAATTGTTTACAGCATGTCAAGGAGTAGATACTGTGAGCATATTGGAAGAGAGCATAAAAGCAATCATG TTATGTACATCGTGGATTGCCAAAGAGCTGCGTATTACCAAAAATGTTATGACCCTGATTGTCAAG GGTACCGTTCTCCACTGCGTGCTGTACCCTGGGACGTGATTCCTGACCTCAGCTCCACGGCTGATTCGGCCCAGCGAGATTATCAGGGGAAAGTTGTAGAAATCAACATCGGAAGCAGCAACAGGAATGAGTTCCTGCCTGATGGTAATTCTGTTATGGAGAGCGGTGAGGAGGATCCCAGCTGGTGGGAAGAAGCAGTGAAGTTTGCTGACAGTGTTGAGAATGCCGATCATGCTCCTCCCTTTTGTAACTTG GGGGATGACAGTTGTGATGAGGCGGACTGGTGGATGGATGTGGAAAAGCTTATGGTGCAGATGGAATCACAGGGTGACGCATAG